A single region of the Austwickia chelonae genome encodes:
- a CDS encoding ABC-F family ATP-binding cassette domain-containing protein, producing the protein MAATTRTSSSARAFAHLRFDGVSFSYGAQRVLTDISFTAPAGTRTGLIGENGSGKSTLLRLAAGLLVPDVGTITATAPGDASPRIGLLHQEVPFSPTATVAQALESAVAHLRSCLLGVEAAAERLAAASDEHAERAAVDYDRALESAERLGVWDVDARIDRMMAGLGLGVLPRDRPTGALSGGQRSRLALAWLLLSAPDVLLLDEPTNHLDDAATAYLCAVLSQWGGPVLVVSHDRAFLDEVVTHLVDLDPSPQPNALAAPLVQDGPGAGIGISRFTGTYSDDLQARRDIRDRWEHRYESEQAELRRLRAAIQENQVVGHPGREPRTEARSARKFYADRNAMTVSRRVNDARGRLDDLEKSQLRKPPPELHFRGLTLAGSQPPCQRDSGSPPVVLDAQDVAVAGRLSPTSLTVRSTQKWLVTGANGVGKSTLLHLFAGDLSPTSGTVTRADGVRVGLLAQESVLLDPCGRGPARTAREAYADIVGEATAERVPLSTFGLLAPRDEMRPVETLSVGQKRRLALAVLIADPPEVLLLDEPTNHLSLALVTELEKAIADYPGAVVMASHDRWIRRRWHGKHLDLRRQ; encoded by the coding sequence ATGGCTGCCACTACCCGTACTTCGTCTTCTGCGCGTGCTTTCGCTCATCTGCGATTCGACGGTGTTTCTTTCTCCTATGGGGCTCAGCGGGTTCTCACCGATATTTCTTTCACCGCCCCTGCGGGTACCCGTACGGGCTTGATCGGGGAGAACGGGTCGGGGAAGTCGACCTTGTTGCGGCTGGCCGCAGGCCTGCTCGTACCGGATGTCGGCACGATCACTGCTACCGCGCCGGGCGATGCGAGCCCGCGTATCGGCCTGCTCCACCAGGAGGTGCCTTTCTCCCCGACGGCGACTGTGGCGCAGGCGTTGGAGTCGGCCGTTGCTCATCTCCGCAGCTGTCTGCTGGGTGTTGAGGCCGCAGCCGAACGCCTGGCGGCGGCATCGGACGAGCATGCTGAGCGGGCGGCTGTGGACTACGACCGCGCGCTGGAGTCTGCGGAGCGGCTCGGTGTGTGGGATGTCGATGCGCGCATCGACCGCATGATGGCTGGTCTAGGGCTGGGGGTTCTTCCTCGTGACCGGCCCACCGGCGCGCTTTCCGGTGGGCAGAGGTCTCGGCTCGCGCTGGCCTGGCTGCTGCTCTCCGCCCCGGACGTGCTCCTGTTGGACGAGCCGACGAACCATCTGGACGATGCCGCCACGGCCTATCTGTGTGCCGTGCTGTCGCAGTGGGGTGGTCCTGTTCTCGTCGTGAGCCATGACCGTGCCTTCCTCGACGAGGTCGTCACTCATCTGGTCGATCTCGATCCTTCTCCGCAGCCGAATGCGCTCGCAGCCCCGCTGGTGCAGGACGGCCCCGGGGCTGGGATCGGGATCTCCAGGTTCACCGGCACGTACAGCGATGACCTGCAGGCCAGGCGTGACATTCGTGATCGGTGGGAGCACCGGTACGAGAGCGAACAGGCTGAGCTGCGTCGGCTACGAGCGGCGATCCAGGAGAACCAGGTGGTGGGGCATCCGGGCCGGGAGCCGCGTACGGAGGCGCGCAGCGCTCGGAAGTTCTACGCCGACCGCAATGCGATGACGGTGTCCCGGCGGGTCAATGATGCGCGAGGTCGTCTGGACGATCTGGAGAAGTCACAGCTCCGCAAACCTCCGCCGGAACTGCATTTCCGGGGCCTCACCCTGGCCGGCTCGCAGCCGCCGTGTCAACGCGATTCGGGGAGCCCGCCGGTTGTCCTCGATGCGCAGGATGTGGCGGTGGCTGGCCGTCTTTCGCCTACTTCCCTCACGGTGAGGTCGACGCAGAAATGGCTGGTCACCGGCGCTAATGGTGTCGGCAAGTCGACGCTTCTGCACCTGTTCGCCGGTGATCTGTCGCCGACCTCGGGAACGGTGACCCGGGCCGATGGGGTGCGGGTCGGTCTGCTCGCTCAGGAGAGTGTTCTGCTTGACCCCTGTGGCCGTGGGCCTGCCCGGACCGCCCGAGAGGCTTATGCGGACATCGTGGGAGAAGCGACCGCCGAGCGCGTGCCCTTGAGCACCTTCGGTCTATTGGCCCCTCGGGACGAGATGCGCCCGGTGGAGACCTTGAGCGTGGGGCAGAAAAGGCGTCTGGCGTTGGCTGTTCTGATCGCAGATCCGCCTGAGGTGCTGCTTCTCGATGAGCCCACCAATCATCTGTCCTTGGCTCTGGTCACCGAACTTGAGAAGGCCATTGCCGACTATCCCGGGGCCGTGGTCATGGCTTCGCACGACCGGTGGATACGCCGACGCTGGCACGGGAAACATCTGGATCTGAGGCGGCAGTGA
- a CDS encoding DUF4041 domain-containing protein: MRLNWPDCWPTPPPGWTPPAGWRPPATWPEPPAGWRLWTADTPAVQADPPPHHVAEPLPVPRTGAPEPSTPPPAPAAGQSDDIGLLRARIARLEAELSAARSQHHGTVGDMVQLDDQRALQDVGIYRYHHPLEDSPAYKARLDDIEARIDAMIKDRQAVLAADMFTWNGSLARGRQLVRDLSRLMLRAYNAEADNCVRSLRAGNISTATTRLGKSVQAVEKLGSMMELRINPEYHALRVEELELVSDYRMKIQEEREKAREQREQLREQRRVEAELAAERARLDKERAHYVSALAALEASGDTESSVDLTARLVEIDSAIESNDYRAANVRAGYVYVISNIGAFGPQIVKIGLTRRLEPRDRVRELSGASVPFQYDVHALFFSDDAVTLENELHKAFADRRVNCANLRREFFFATPAEVRDVLVEKVGGLLEYTEAPDASEYHQSFGSWPAELTAGTGDRWQAAG; this comes from the coding sequence ATGAGACTCAACTGGCCCGACTGCTGGCCGACCCCACCACCAGGCTGGACGCCCCCCGCCGGCTGGCGGCCACCAGCAACCTGGCCCGAGCCACCTGCCGGTTGGCGGCTCTGGACCGCGGACACCCCCGCAGTGCAGGCTGACCCCCCACCCCACCACGTAGCTGAACCGCTGCCCGTCCCGAGAACGGGAGCACCGGAACCGTCGACCCCGCCACCAGCCCCGGCAGCGGGCCAAAGCGACGACATCGGCCTGCTCCGGGCCCGGATCGCCCGACTGGAAGCCGAACTGAGCGCAGCCCGCAGCCAGCACCACGGCACCGTCGGAGACATGGTGCAGCTGGACGACCAGCGGGCGCTACAAGACGTCGGTATCTACCGTTACCACCACCCGCTCGAAGACTCCCCGGCCTACAAGGCCCGGCTCGACGACATCGAAGCGCGCATCGACGCAATGATCAAGGACAGGCAGGCCGTCCTGGCCGCCGACATGTTCACCTGGAACGGTTCACTCGCCCGCGGCCGACAACTGGTCCGCGACCTGTCCCGGCTGATGTTGCGGGCCTACAACGCCGAGGCCGACAACTGCGTGCGCTCGCTGCGCGCCGGGAATATCAGCACGGCGACGACGAGGCTGGGCAAATCCGTCCAGGCCGTCGAAAAGCTCGGCTCGATGATGGAGCTGCGGATCAACCCGGAGTACCACGCCCTTCGGGTGGAAGAACTCGAACTGGTCTCCGACTACCGCATGAAGATCCAGGAAGAGCGCGAGAAAGCCCGCGAGCAGCGCGAACAGTTGCGTGAGCAGCGCAGGGTCGAGGCCGAACTCGCGGCGGAACGGGCCCGGCTCGACAAGGAACGTGCCCACTACGTCAGCGCGCTGGCCGCTTTGGAGGCCAGCGGAGATACCGAGTCGTCGGTCGATCTGACCGCACGTCTCGTGGAGATCGATTCGGCGATCGAGTCGAACGACTACCGGGCGGCGAACGTGCGGGCCGGGTATGTCTACGTGATCTCCAATATCGGGGCTTTCGGGCCGCAGATCGTCAAGATCGGGTTGACGCGCAGGCTCGAACCTCGTGATCGGGTACGCGAACTCAGTGGTGCCTCGGTGCCCTTCCAGTACGACGTGCATGCGCTCTTCTTCTCCGACGACGCGGTCACTCTGGAGAACGAACTCCACAAGGCTTTCGCCGACCGGCGGGTCAACTGCGCGAACCTCCGCCGGGAGTTCTTCTTCGCGACCCCGGCGGAGGTGCGGGACGTGCTCGTCGAGAAGGTCGGCGGGCTCTTGGAGTACACAGAGGCGCCGGATGCCTCGGAGTACCACCAGAGCTTCGGGTCATGGCCCGCCGAATTGACCGCAGGAACGGGGGACCGCTGGCAAGCTGCCGGGTAA
- a CDS encoding DUF302 domain-containing protein yields the protein MTSSHCEPAPAPDHDISRRVALGLGGAAALAFLAACSPGGTQTSPSSTGTTTGKAPAMPAIEGIRTVDCAHPVPRLVTDFQQAATGKGLTVFATIDHAAGATKAGTTLRPTTLVIVGNPQGGTPFMQDQQLMGLVLPLRVLFWEDDAGKTHASYEEISWYVKRFGLGEKSAGAQKNVAQALDALVAGVAKG from the coding sequence ATGACCAGCTCCCACTGCGAACCAGCGCCTGCACCCGACCACGACATCTCCCGTCGGGTCGCCCTCGGGCTCGGTGGCGCCGCCGCACTCGCCTTCCTCGCCGCCTGCTCGCCCGGCGGCACACAGACCTCCCCATCCTCCACCGGCACGACCACCGGAAAGGCCCCTGCCATGCCCGCCATCGAAGGCATCCGCACCGTCGACTGCGCCCACCCCGTGCCCCGCCTCGTCACCGACTTCCAGCAAGCGGCCACCGGTAAAGGGCTCACCGTCTTCGCCACCATCGACCACGCCGCCGGTGCCACCAAGGCCGGGACGACACTGCGCCCCACCACCCTCGTCATCGTCGGCAACCCCCAAGGCGGCACCCCCTTCATGCAGGACCAGCAACTCATGGGCCTCGTCCTGCCCCTGCGAGTGCTCTTCTGGGAGGACGACGCCGGCAAGACCCACGCCTCCTACGAAGAGATCTCCTGGTACGTCAAACGATTCGGCCTCGGCGAGAAGAGCGCAGGTGCCCAGAAGAATGTCGCCCAAGCCCTCGACGCACTGGTCGCCGGAGTCGCCAAGGGGTGA